Within Xanthomonas oryzae pv. oryzae, the genomic segment ACGATGCGACCGTGGCACAGGTGATCGTTGGCCTGCTGCAAACGCGGGGGCATCACGTCACCCATGTAGTGCACGGTCTTGCGGCGCTGGCCGAAGTCAGTACGCGCCGTTTCGATGCAGGTTTGTGCGACCTGGATCTGCCCGGTCTCGACGGCGTAGCACTGGTGGCGCAGCTACGCGCGCGCGGTGTGCGCTTCCCGATCGTGGCGGTGACTGCGCGTGCCGATGCCGATGCCGAACCACAGGCGATGGCTGCGGGTTGCAACGGTTTTCTGCGCAAGCCGGTCACTGGCGATTTGCTGGCGCAGGCCTTGGCGCGGGTGCTTACCGACGTCGATGATGGAGAGAACGACGGTAAGGCCAGCGGCGCGTAGGCCGACATGAAAGACGATGCAACTGCGCACCAGGCGCCATGCGCTGGTACTTTCTGCCCGGTAGGGAAGACAGGAAAAGAAGCGGGGCCGCCAACGCAACCTGTGGCACGCGCGCATGCAGTTGCGGCATAGTTCGGTCAAGAGGGTGGCCGAACACCGGATCGGCTGCGGCCAACACCAGGCGCACCAACACGCTGCCGGCCACTGTCTGCAACCAATGCGTGCTATTTACCGGGTACAGTGCAGTCCCGACAGGCGCGCGCGTGCACACGCGGCGATGTGGACAAGGATGACGATGAAGAACGTGCTGTTGTCGGTGCTGGCGGTGCTACTGCTATCGATCGGCCTGGATGCGGCGGCAGTGAATCAGATCGAGACCCCGCGCATGCGCCGGTTCGGTGCGCCCGAAGGCCTGCCCTCACGCATGGTGCTGGCATTGGCGCAGGACCGGCAGGGCTTTATCTGGGCGGCGACCGGCGATGGCCTGGCACGCTACGACGGCATCGGGCTGCAGGTATGGCAGCACGACCCGCATGTCGCCAGTTCGATCCCGGGCAACGAAGTGGAAACGCTGTTCGTCGATGATCGCGACCGGGTGTGGGTTGGCGTCAATGGCTCGCCACCGAGCATGCTGGATGCGACGCGCACGGCATTTACGAGGTTTCCCAACGTCGGTGCAGCATGCGATGGGCAGGTCTGGGCGCTGGCGCAGGCACAAGGTGCGATCTGGATAGGAACCAGTAGCGGCGGACTTTGCCGGCGCGAAGAAAATGGCCGGGTGACGACGTTCCGTGCTACCCCCGATGCGGCTGATGGACTGCCCAGCAACACCATCATGAGCATGGTGACAGATGCACGCGGCCGGCTATGGATCGGCACCGATAGCGGGTTGGTGATGCGCGACGGCGAGCGCTTCGTGCGCATCGCGCCAGACCGATTGGGCACCACTGTTTTCAAGCTGAGCAAGGATGCCGACGGTACGTTGTGGGTAGGGACCAGCAAGGGCTTGTATAGGGTGACACCGGCTGGTGTGCTGGAGCGTGCGCCTTGGACAGGGGCCGATACCGTACGCGCCGCGACCGTGGTGCACGATGTGCACGGCGGCTACTGGATGGGTGCCGCCGACGGGTTCTTTCGGGTGGCGCCCGGGGAAACTGCGCTGCGCGTGATGGAAGGCGATCGTGGCAGCGGCTTTCTCACCGCCCATAGTGGTGTGCTCGATGTGATGCAGGACCGCCAGGGCGGCCTATGGCTCGGGCTGATTTCGCAAGGCATCGCGTATCTCCCGCCGGATTGGCGGCGGTTCTCCACCATTTTTGAAAGCCAAGGCAAGCCGCTGGAGAGCTTGTATCTGTTCAATACCGCCGCCGATGGCGACAGCTTTTTGGTAACGACCGGCGAAGGTGTGTACCGGCTGGGCAATGACGGTGAGCTGGTGCCGGTACTGCACAGCGACATATTGGGGGGCGGTACCGTGCAGTCGGTGCTGCCCGCTGGGGACGGTGGTCTGTGGATCGCGCTGCGCGATGGCATCACACGGTATACCCCAGCGACTGGGCACAAACGCAAGCTTGCGATGCAGATTGGTAATTCCGCCACGCATCGGGTGGAGCTGATGACGCCAGGCATCAATGGCGAGTTCTGGATTTCGATCGTGGGAGGTGGCGTACAGCGCCGTGCTGCGGATGGACGACTGCTGGCCACGTTCCACTTCGGTACCGACCTGAGCGAAGTCGGCGGCATGGTGCAGCAATTGACGGTGCGGCCAGATGGCACCGTCTGGGTCGCAGCCGGTGACGGTTTGTGGGTCTGGCAGGGCGAACGTTTTCGCGCAGTGATCGATGACGCCCGTCATGAAGTCTATGCGCTGGCCTTCGTTTCGCCGCATGAGTTCTGGGTTGGGCGTTCCGGTGCGTTGGAGCGCTATGGGTGGGACGGGCAGCAGGCGCGTCTGCTGGAGCGGATAGGGCACGAGCAGGGTCTGCCATCCACCGAGATACGTGGCCTGGCATTAGGCGGCACCGACACGGTATGGGTCATAACCTCCCGTGGTCTGTTCGCTTACAAGTGCGGTCAGCCGCAGGTGCATCGCTTCAGTCAACGCGACGGCTTGCCAGATAGTGAGTTCTCGATGCGTCCGCCGGCCATTGGTCCCAATGACCAGGTGCTGGCGTTGACGACCAGCGGCATCGTGTTATTCGATCCATCGCGGCCGTTTGCACCGGCGCCGCTGGCGCGTCTAGTGATCGAGTCGGTGCAGGTGCGGCGTAACGATGCGGAGCGTCCGCAGACGATTGCGCACAGGGGGCCGGTGATCCTGCAAGCGCGCGATCGCGATCTGCGCATCAGTGCGCGGCTGTTGTCGTTCGTCGATCCCGCCTCTGCGCATTACCGCTACCGTGTAAATGGCTACGATGAGCGCTGGGTGGAGGAGGGCGCCAGCGGCGAGCGCGTGATCTCGCGGCTGCCACCGGGGGATTACCGCATCGACGTGCAGGCGCGTGCCGGCGATGGCGACTGGGTGGCCGCACCAGCGCTGCAAGTGGAAGTCCGGCCGCCCTGGTGGTTGAGCATGGCCGCGCAACTGGCGGCGTCAGTGCTATGCATGCTGCTGCTGTGCCTGGGCATTTGGGCCAGGAAAAAACGCGTGCGGCGACGACAGGAATGGGTGCTGGCGCAGCAACGGCAACGGCTTGCCGAGCAGGCATCGATTGCCAAATCGCATTTCCTGGCAACGCTCGGTCACGAAGTGCGCACACCCATGACCGGCGTGCTGGGCATGAGCGAGCTGCTGCTGGCCACGCCCTTGAATGCCAAGCAGCGCAGCCATGTCGATGCGATCCGCAATGCCGGCACGCATCTGCTGCGATTGGTCAACGATGCACTGGATCTGGCGCGTATCGAAGCAGGCAAGCTGGAGCTGATGCAACAGGCCTTCGATCCCGCGCAGCTCGCGCAGGAGCTGGCCGATTTCATGCATCCCATCGCAGATGCGCGCGGCTTGCGTTTTCTGTATCGCAATCGGTTTCCCACGCAGCTGGTCGTGCTGGGCGACGCCACGCGGGTGCGTCAGATCCTGATCAACCTGCTGGGCAACGCGATCAAGTTTGCCGAGCGCGGCGACGTGTCGCTAACCTTGAGCCAGCACGGCGAAACGCTGCGCTTCAAGGTGCGCGATGCGGGGCCGGGCATCGGATTGGAACAGCAGAAGCGCTTGTTTCAGCGCTTCGAGCAGGGCGAGGGCGCGCGCACCAGCTCGCGTTACGGCGGCAGCGGACTGGGATTGGCGATCTGTCAGGAGCTTACCGTGGCGATGAAGGGCCGGATCCGCGTGCGTAGCCGGCTCGGTGTCGGCACTCAGTTCACCGTCGATTTGCCTTTGCCGATCGATCGCTCCGGCACACGTATCGCCACCGGCCAGGTGCAGGCGCTTGCAGGCGAGCCGCTGCGCATCTTGCTGGTGGAAGATGACCCGACCGTGGCTGAGGTGATCAGCGGCCTGCTGATCAACCGAGGCCATCGTGTGGTGCATGCCGCGCATGGGCTAGCAGCGTTGGCGGAGGCGGTGGACGGTGGTTTCGACGTCGCGCTACTGGATCTGGATCTCCCCTGTCTGGACGGCTTCGCCCTGGCATCGCAACTACGCCAGCTCGGTCACCGCTTCCCGCTGCTGGCAGTCACGGCACGCGCCGACAGCGCCGCCGAAGCCCAGGCGCTGGCAGCAGGCTTCGACGGATTCCTGCGCAAGCCGGTGACCGCGGATTTGCTGGTAGAAGCAATCGCGGCTGCGCGCGAGGCGGCAAATACACGAGCGGTAGTCGCTGATGGCACTGCATCGGGCGTACGTGAGTGAGGCGATGCGTGCTTGCTCATGCACGGCGCGGCCTGCACTATGCGGCGACCTGCAGTGAAATTTTTATGTCACGCCTACGTTTTTGTCCCGCTTTCGGTCGCAACCTTGCTGCACGGTTGTTGGTTCTATTGATCACCGCGGTGCCCGTGTTTGCCTCCGCGGCGGTACCAACCACTCCGGTGCCGGTCCAACTCACTGTGGCCGACGGTCTTCCGTCCAATACAGTGAACGACTTTGCCGAGGACAAAAACGGCTACCTCTGGCTAGCAACTACCGATGGTCTGGCCAGGTTCGATGGTCGTAGTTACCGCATCTGGCGAATGGAGGACGGGCTGACAGATAACTATGCATGGGCGGTAGGAGTCGATGCCGAAAACAGGCTATGGGTTGGTTTAAATGATGGCGGTGTAGGTGTTATGGATCCTAAACGGCGCGCATTCAAACCACTGGAGAGCGCGCAGTTTCCTGAGCTCAGTCACCTCACAGTGTGGGCGATCGCGCAGACGCCCGATGGCGATCTATGGTTTGGAACATCTAGAAGTGGGCTTTATCGGTTGCGCCCGGATGGCAGCATGCAGCATTTTATGTTTGTGGCAGATGATGCGCATAGTTTGCCGTCTGACCGAGTGAATGAATTACGGGTTACAGCTGAAGGGGCACTTTGGATTGGAAGCAATGGAGGCCTCGCACGATGGAATGGAAGGTCTTTTGATCGTAAGGCGTTGCCAGGAGACAGTCAGTCTTCCAATGGGCTACGCGTTGATCCCAACGGTGGCTTATGGGTTACCGACAGCAATAATCAGCTGTATCGACTGGACTCTGGCGGGAATTTTGCTCCGCATCCTTGGCAGCATGCAAACGACGGCCAGAACGTCATAGGCATGTTGTTGCATGATCGAAGCGGGCACTATTGGCTGGATACGATGTCCGGTCTGGGCATCTCGGAAGGCACGCAGGTCCAGAATGTGCCGATCTACAGCTTGTCGGCACATGGACTGGTCAAGCCGAGT encodes:
- a CDS encoding ligand-binding sensor domain-containing protein, with protein sequence MKNVLLSVLAVLLLSIGLDAAAVNQIETPRMRRFGAPEGLPSRMVLALAQDRQGFIWAATGDGLARYDGIGLQVWQHDPHVASSIPGNEVETLFVDDRDRVWVGVNGSPPSMLDATRTAFTRFPNVGAACDGQVWALAQAQGAIWIGTSSGGLCRREENGRVTTFRATPDAADGLPSNTIMSMVTDARGRLWIGTDSGLVMRDGERFVRIAPDRLGTTVFKLSKDADGTLWVGTSKGLYRVTPAGVLERAPWTGADTVRAATVVHDVHGGYWMGAADGFFRVAPGETALRVMEGDRGSGFLTAHSGVLDVMQDRQGGLWLGLISQGIAYLPPDWRRFSTIFESQGKPLESLYLFNTAADGDSFLVTTGEGVYRLGNDGELVPVLHSDILGGGTVQSVLPAGDGGLWIALRDGITRYTPATGHKRKLAMQIGNSATHRVELMTPGINGEFWISIVGGGVQRRAADGRLLATFHFGTDLSEVGGMVQQLTVRPDGTVWVAAGDGLWVWQGERFRAVIDDARHEVYALAFVSPHEFWVGRSGALERYGWDGQQARLLERIGHEQGLPSTEIRGLALGGTDTVWVITSRGLFAYKCGQPQVHRFSQRDGLPDSEFSMRPPAIGPNDQVLALTTSGIVLFDPSRPFAPAPLARLVIESVQVRRNDAERPQTIAHRGPVILQARDRDLRISARLLSFVDPASAHYRYRVNGYDERWVEEGASGERVISRLPPGDYRIDVQARAGDGDWVAAPALQVEVRPPWWLSMAAQLAASVLCMLLLCLGIWARKKRVRRRQEWVLAQQRQRLAEQASIAKSHFLATLGHEVRTPMTGVLGMSELLLATPLNAKQRSHVDAIRNAGTHLLRLVNDALDLARIEAGKLELMQQAFDPAQLAQELADFMHPIADARGLRFLYRNRFPTQLVVLGDATRVRQILINLLGNAIKFAERGDVSLTLSQHGETLRFKVRDAGPGIGLEQQKRLFQRFEQGEGARTSSRYGGSGLGLAICQELTVAMKGRIRVRSRLGVGTQFTVDLPLPIDRSGTRIATGQVQALAGEPLRILLVEDDPTVAEVISGLLINRGHRVVHAAHGLAALAEAVDGGFDVALLDLDLPCLDGFALASQLRQLGHRFPLLAVTARADSAAEAQALAAGFDGFLRKPVTADLLVEAIAAAREAANTRAVVADGTASGVRE